One segment of Triticum aestivum cultivar Chinese Spring chromosome 2A, IWGSC CS RefSeq v2.1, whole genome shotgun sequence DNA contains the following:
- the LOC123186309 gene encoding LEAF RUST 10 DISEASE-RESISTANCEUS RECEPTOR-LIKE PROTEIN KINASE-like 2.2, with product MALSSGATLALAIISVITAGIIIVVAIVAIYQCARAKYNMERYLQMQHEGMGDRRHPSIAYRDEGHTPRVVDEAAEVEMGNMSFFIEGVQNERPILRSFTQGFAHKLGSGGFGVVYRGRFPNGAPVAVKVLNSTLGRRAEEQFMAEALVYEYMENGSLDRHLFGTPAPEGRAIGFEKLHEIAVGTAKAVRYLHEECQHRIIHYDIKPENVLLGADMAPKVSDFGLAKLCDREDTHLTITGARGTPGYAAPELWMPLPVTHKCDVYSYGMLLFEMLGRRRNLELGLHSRESQEWYPRWVWHRFEAGEMDDVLARAMAAGDMDATEKAARMCKVALWCVQYRPEDRPSMGNVVRMLEGEEQIATPGNPFAHLAAYSAGATLSDDTTTESHGSSAFTGR from the exons ATGGCGCTCAGCAGTGGTGCTACTCTAGCCTTAGCAATCA TTTCAGTGATCACGGCTGGCATAATAATAGTGGTCGCCATAGTTGCGATATACCAATGCGCAAGGGCCAAATACAACATGGAAAGGTATTTGCAGATGCAGCACGAAGGCATGGGTGATCGCCGGCACCCATCCATCGCCTACCGTGACGAGGGGCACACGCCGAGGGTCGTGGACGAAGCCGCCGAGGTTGAGATGGGGAACATGAGCTTTTTCATCGAGGGCGTCCAGAACGAGCGGCCCATCCTGCGGAGCTTCACCCAGGGCTTCGCGCACAAGCTCGGCTCCGGCGGCTTCGGCGTCGTGTACAGGGGCAGGTTCCCCAACGGCGCGCCCGTGGCCGTGAAGGTGCTGAACAGCACGCTCGGGAGGCGCGCGGAGGAGCAGTTCATGGCGGAG GCGCTCGTGTACGAGTACATGGAGAATGGCTCGCTGGACCGGCACCTGTTCGGcacgccggcgccggagggccgCGCCATCGGGTTCGAGAAGCTCCACGAGATCGCCGTCGGGACGGCCAAGGCGGTGCGGTACCTGCACGAGGAGTGCCAGCACCGGATCATCCACTACGACATCAAGCCGGAGAACGTGCTGCTCGGCGCCGACATGGCGCCCAAGGTGTCCGACTTCGGGCTCGCCAAGCTGTGCGACAGGGAGGACACCCACCTGACCATCACGGGCGCGCGGGGCACGCCCGGGTACGCGGCGCCGGAGCTGTGGATGCCGCTGCCGGTCACGCACAAGTGCGACGTGTACAGCTACGGGATGCTGCTGTTCGagatgctggggcggcggcggaacCTGGAGCTCGGGCTGCACAGCCGCGAGAGCCAGGAGTGGTACCCGCGGTGGGTGTGGCACCGGTTCGAGGCCGGCGAGATGGACGATGTGCTGGCACGCGCGATGGCCGCCGGGGACATGGACGCCACGGAGAAGGCGGCGAGGATGTGCAAGGTGGCGCTGTGGTGCGTGCAGTACCGGCCGGAGGACAGGCCATCCATGGGCAACGTCGTGCGGATGCTGGAGggggaggagcagatcgccacgcCGGGCAACCCGTTCGCGCACCTCGCGGCATACAGCGCCGGCGCGACGCTGTCCGATGACACCACCACGGAATCCCACGGTTCTTCAGCTTTCACCGGCAGGTAG
- the LOC123186308 gene encoding UDP-glycosyltransferase 87A2-like codes for MADAALADHPPCHVVALPYPGRGHVNAMLSLCRLLAARGVATTVILTEEWVGLVGAAEPPLPARVRLTAIPNVIPSEHGRAADYPGFSDAVNTRMEAPVERLLELEGMLQSPEMAAVVVVADLLLQWVVPMALRRGVKACTFCPFSATNFAAMYHFERLMAGSSLAVEDPMWDQPIPGHACLTMREVQPILSGEASRGRFKARIRSARAGQCVLFSSFYELEAGVMDSLVSDPSSPRVYSIGPCIPYTTLEEEPRDEHSYWAWLDTQPAGSVLYVSLGSFHSLPPSQLAELAMGLAASNVKFLWALHDQARSQVQPLLDGNGNDNGVLVPWCDQLKVLCHPSVGGFLTHCGMNSVLEAVFAGVPMLTLPIGMDQPTNSRLVVDVWKIGYSLKERMQPDGILTRKAIARAVETLMSSSDLPQSDGVRSRALMWRDASRSAIQEGGSSSTDLNSFLSCI; via the exons ATGGCGGATGCCGCTCTCGCCGATCACCCACCATGCCACGTCGTGGCACTGCCGTATCCCGGCCGCGGCCACGTCAACGCGATGCTGAGCCTGTGCCGCCTGCTCGCCGCACGCGGCGTCGCCACCACGGTCATCCTCACCGAGGAGTGGGTTGGTCTGGTTGGCGCAGCAGAGCCGCCCCTACCGGCGCGCGTCCGCTTGACCGCCATCCCCAACGTCATCCCCTCGGAGCACGGCCGCGCCGCCGACTACCCTGGCTTCTCCGACGCCGTTAACACCAGGATGGAGGCCCCCGTGGAGCGGCTCCTCGAGCTCGAGGGGATGCTGCAATCACCGGAGATGGCGGCCGTCGTGGTCGTGGCCGACTTGTTGTTGCAGTGGGTGGTGCCCATGGCGTTGAGAAGGGGCGTGAAGGCCTGCACGTTCTGCCCCTTCTCCGCCACCAACTTCGCCGCCATGTACCACTTCGAGCGCCTCATGGCGGGCAGCAGCTTGGCCGTCGAGG ATCCGATGTGGGATCAGCCCATCCCTGGTCATGCTTGCTTAACAATGCGCGAGGTTCAGCCGATCTTGTCCGGCGAGGCCAGTCGAGGGCGATTCAAGGCGAGAATTCGCAGTGCCCGGGCAGGTCAGTGCGTGCTCTTCTCCTCGTTTTACGAGCTCGAAGCCGGCGTCATGGACTCGCTCGTCTCCGACCCTTCGTCGCCCCGCGTGTACTCGATTGGCCCCTGCATCCCTTACACCACACTTGAAGAAGAACCGCGAGACGAGCACTCCTACTGGGCTTGGCTGGACACGCAGCCTGCAGGCTCCGTGCTGTACGTGTCGCTGGGAAGCTTCCACTCGCTGCCACCCTCCCAGCTCGCCGAGCTCGCCATGGGGCTCGCCGCGAGCAACGTCAAGTTCCTGTGGGCGCTCCACGACCAAGCGCGCTCTCAGGTGCAGCCGCTGCTGGACGGCAACGGCAACGACAACGGGGTGCTCGTGCCGTGGTGCGACCAGCTCAAGGTGCTGTGCCATCCTTCCGTTGGGGGTTTCCTGACGCACTGCGGCATGAACTCCGTGCTGGAGGCGGTGTTTGCCGGCGTTCCGATGCTCACCCTTCCCATAGGCATGGACCAGCCGACCAACAGCCGCCTGGTCGTCGACGTGTGGAAGATTGGGTACAGTCTTAAAGAGAGGATGCAGCCGGACGGCATCCTCACGAGGAAGGCGATTGCCCGGGCCGTCGAGACGCTGATGAGCTCCTCTGATCTGCCACAGAGCGATGGGGTGAGGAGCAGAGCGCTTATGTGGAGGGACGCCTCTCGCAGTGCCATCCAAGAGGGTGGATCTtcgtccactgacctcaactctTTCTTAAGCTGTATATGA